TCTCTGAAAATCTCGGCCTAAGTCTTAAGTCAACGTCTTCATGATGTAATTTTGCCGTTCTAATGTATATGGATTTTCAGTTGTTGATTCTGTTTGTGTGAACCAGGGCATCTAAATTGAATGGAAaatctatatttttcatttctataatcTATAATAGAATTCTATAATTCTATAATTCATCTAGATATCGCATTTCCTTGACATCAAActcttgaacatttaaaaatattgataattttgaTTAAATTTGTACTTAATCAAAATTTTGATGCTAAGCAGGCACTATTAAATTCTTCCTATTCCATTCCTTAATCCTTTAAAATACAGGTCACCCCTCATTCAGAGTCAATGATTGGGACTAGGGTTCTACTTTGGGAAATTTTGGTTTATTGTATCcaaatctttataattttttttccctaaagctCTCTTAGGCATTTTTAAATCTCTTGTGTCTAAACCTAAGTGTCTTTCTAGAAATTCACAGCTGGGGGTTTTATcaaatcatgttttaaatttgtcttctttttcattttttttttctcttaaaatcctAAGTACTGTTGCTGAAGAGTTCTTTCAAGAGTAAGGTAAACCTTTATTCAGGGATgtgttcttttctttgttcttcagaagctaccatagttttcttttttgtttaataaacATTCTCAAAATTCTCAAACATTCTCAAAATTGAGTTTAGGGAGTcccaaagggaaaaagagaattaCAAAATCTGAAAGTTTTAGTGGttctcaataataacattgattgATTATTGAGACAagcctcctctgtcacccagattggactgcagtggcgtgaacacagctcactgcagcctccacctcctgggctcaagctatccttctacctcaccctcctaagtagctgggactataggcacacaccatcacacccagctaattttaaaattttttatagagatggagtctcaccatgttgcccaggcttgtcttgaactcctgggctgaagatatcctcccacctcatcctcctgaagtactgggactacaggcatgagccaccatacttggcccAATAATGTTAAATATGGACCATCTCCTTCATTTTCACATTAGAATCTCTTGTGTCAGAGTTGTAATTAGCATTTGAACATCAGCAGAATATAGACACAGTACTTATTTGTAAATGCTTTTCTCTAAATCTTTCTACAACCAATGGCTAATGACTGAATAACACAAATCTCTCATTTTTGCAAGAGCAATAGCTCCCTTGACATATAACTAATTCGAAGCATAAAGATACGTAAAATTTGCCTACATTATTATAGTCAATCAGTGAATGTATCAttgcactttctttcttttgccactCTGAATTAAAACACAAATGCTTCATTCTTTAGTTTTCAAGTCCTGATAACTGCTTAAACACTAATTTGCCACAGAGTAAGTGAAATTTAAAGCCACCATTAGTCACACACAGTTTACATGAAAAATTTGAAGTCCATTCTAATGGCCTGGGGAGAGACTCTGTGTAGGAGGAAGGATATAATACATGCCCAGAGTACATGAGAGAGCTAATGAATTATGCCACCAAAGAAGTGGCAGAATTAAGTAAGTGAGTCAACCAACAATTTTGTTGTTCAAAGAAAACTTTTAtgcttaatgatttttttcccgTTTCTGACTTGTCAATGACCCTTCTACTGAGTTTATGATGTCATTtcaaacttcattctttttctcttttttctttgaaggAGGCTTTCAAGAGGAAGATGAAAAGACCTAACTACCATGTGAGCTATTTTGAGTTCAATTAAGTTATTAAGAATTGTTCTAAATGGATTCAACGAACCTCTGGGTTACtgttctaataaaatatttctacaagTTTTTACTGTAATACAAATAATCATGTTTAACCATGacaactttttttctctctttatttacaaatgttttcttttttgtacacaAAGTTCCTGGCTACTCTAGGCTAGTTAGTACAGGGTTGATCACCCTAAAATATCTTTGCCACAATACGAATGATGTGCTTTTGATGGTATGTCCCAGATACGTATTTCCTTTTGTGGCCTGACATATGGCATTGTCTGGAGAATATTCAATATATGCTTGAAAAGAGAATGTGTTCTCTCTTCCTTTTATGGAATCTTTCATAAATATCAGATCAGGTTGCTTGATAGTGTTTGTTAATGTATTCTATATTCTTACAGATGTTCTGTTGTTCAACAAATTACTGAAATAGAATCATTGAACCCTTTAAAAAAAGATGTCTTATATACAATCCAAACAATATTTCTCTGGGATGTAGAGATGATCTACATTGAGGCAATATATCCTTTGAGAGTTTTGACATTTTAGCATAACCATGTATTAGCTTTTGATTGAATGTCTTGTCACAGCATCTTGATAATCATTGCCTGGTGCAGTCCGTGGACATACGTCTTTTGTGGAGAAATTTTCTTTGATAAATAATTAATAGTTCAATTTAGGCTTCTTATTTTATAGACATTTTCTAcataatttttctcacttttacTTATAGATTGTCCTTCATTCATTGATCTGCAATTCTCAAATAATCTTTGAACTTACTGTGACAATATATTTAGCCATAATATATACCTTTTCTGTGATTATAAGATTATTCATAGAATTCCACAGCATTTATTAAGAACTGTCACTTTATTGAGTCTTTCCCAAAAGTAGAGCTTTGTTGGATGATCCAAGAGGAACCATCTAACGAGGACTATGAGAAGGAACTAGTTGCTtttcataaagatgcaaataacagCAAGATGCTGTTACAGTTGTTTTGAATTAGTCACACAACTTTGCATCTGGAAACACGGTTTAGAACTATGAAAATGCCCTCTACTCTTGATAGTTGATATTAGGATATTAATTTCTATTTGCTctgaaacatgttttaaaaaacagcaactctaaagaaaggaagagttacagaagagaaaaacaggGAGACACAGACAGAgtcagaaacagagacagagataaagaGATCCAGCCAGCTGTACATAAGATTCCCTACATTACAATTACAGATACACTAATTAAGTTTTAGGAGTAATTAATCACATAAAACATTAATGCAACAACTGAAGTTAATTTAGAAACATCTTATCTTTGTTTGTCCTAGAAAAGCATAGTTTCTCTTCAGATCTGTTTATGTTGttggaattttcttccttttagaatAGACATTACTTTCCAAATCACCTTTAGAGATACATATCTTAATTTATTGTTCCCCAGTATTAGGATAAATGAATGACTTGAGGGGTAGATTAGAGCTATGGACTCACCAAAAATCACAGCTAATTCCGTCTCTGGCATAAAGTAGCTGGAGGTGGCAATGAGAAAGGACAAATAGTAGGCAataaagaggagaaggaaggaaatgacagCTTTCAGGGCTCTCACATGGGCTTCTGTGCTGGGGTCTCTGCACCCTGTGGCACTGAGCTGCATTCGCCTGATATGTCTCCGCAGGGAGAGGATCAAgaggaaaaaggacattaggcACACACAAAAGGGGAGCAGCGTTGCCAGGTTGAGAAATAACTTGGTAGAAGCATGTTGAGTTTTATTTACTCTGCAACTCCAAGTTAagtttgttttcctctttgccttcaCACAAAACCTGAAATCAGCGTTCAAATTCTCAGTGGCTGGAAGGCTAATAAACACAGAGAGAACCACGCACCCCAGTAGAATCCAGGAAATCACCCTGTCAATTCTCCACTTCATCCAGAGGAAAAGTGGGTGAAAGAAATTACCTATCTTGAAGAAATAGTAAATGCTGAGGCAGGTTGCAAACCAGATACTTAAATGATTGGTTAGTGTCCAGAAGAAGTCAATGATTCTCATTTCTTTACCAGTGGCATAGACATCTGGATATAGCACCAATGTAAAACAATCTAATAGTATTATGCACAATAGACAAATTCTGGATATGGCCAgacttgtgaggattaaatcaaTGGAAGCAATTTTCCTCTTCTTGACCCAGTCCATGCAGTTTACCAATCCAATGAATGCATTCCCTAAGATCCCCACTGAAAACTCTCCAACTGCTAAGAACAATAAAGTAGTCTGCACTTTATCTGCCATgtttaaatacagaaatatgcAATTAGTTTCTAGTTGACCTGATGGAGTTTGACACCCACACCTGCTTCTTAGATTTTGATGTAGTTTTCTTTACCTCTTTGTTGTAGTCTGTTTTGTGATGGAGACAGGAATGATAAATGAAGACTGGAGCTATCTTCATTAAATCCTAATTAGTCTTGACAAACAATGTGTTTGGCGATCCTTGGCCTGGCCACTGTATGCCCATTTACTTACTCAGCAGGTTGTaattttccacatatggctaattTAGGCTGAGCTACTGTTTACTAAGATGCAAATTGGGCCAATTCCCTTTCATGGTCCTGCATTGTCTTTCTGAGGCTAAGGTGTACGCATTTTGGATTCATTAATTTGTGATGTATACTAGTAACCTCAATAGGGTTGCTAGATTTAGCGACTAAAAATTCAGGACACTCAGTTAAACTTGAATTACAggtaaaaaatgaataattttttagtgtaTGTCCCTGATTACTTAAGATCAGTGCTTTCAGGAAGTACTGAAGTTCAAATTAGATTGAGTGTTCCATTCTGGCAACCTGAACATCAAGAATTTGGTAGCAAGTATAAAACTggcaaaaatggaaatttcttgaAGAATCTTTATTTTGCTGAATGTTAATATTGATAATTAGTAAAGAATCCAAAGTTTGGTTCCATAGTGAGAGTTATATATTTTCAGgaactttaaaaagttaacacTAAATGTAGATTATTTGATTCCAAAGAAACTTTAGGTCATTGTTTTGGCTGTTCAGATGAACAATTACATGGCATAGTGTCTCTTAATACAACACATTGTCTTACTGACCAAATGACATTTAATGGTTACTTAGCAATGTTATATGTAATAAGGTAGAGGacctataataaaaaaagactattGATTaccttaaatttttcattttcacttaaaaTGTTCTCAAGGAAACTTTGAGAGGTATTAGATATGTCCATTACCTTGTTTGTGGTGAAGATATCATGGGTGTTtgaaattgtatacattaaatatatgtgGTTCTTTTT
The Gorilla gorilla gorilla isolate KB3781 chromosome 10, NHGRI_mGorGor1-v2.1_pri, whole genome shotgun sequence genome window above contains:
- the TAS2R7 gene encoding taste receptor type 2 member 7 → MADKVQTTLLFLAVGEFSVGILGNAFIGLVNCMDWVKKRKIASIDLILTSLAISRICLLCIILLDCFTLVLYPDVYATGKEMRIIDFFWTLTNHLSIWFATCLSIYYFFKIGNFFHPLFLWMKWRIDRVISWILLGCVVLSVFISLPATENLNADFRFCVKAKRKTNLTWSCRVNKTQHASTKLFLNLATLLPFCVCLMSFFLLILSLRRHIRRMQLSATGCRDPSTEAHVRALKAVISFLLLFIAYYLSFLIATSSYFMPETELAVIFGESIALIYPSSHSFILILGNNKLRYVSLKVIWKVMSILKGRKFQQHKQI